The following proteins come from a genomic window of Achromobacter sp. AONIH1:
- the moaC gene encoding cyclic pyranopterin monophosphate synthase MoaC: MSSSAPTLSHLDEAGQVRMVDVIGKADSERVAVAAASVRLNAVAYGLLTAPGQGKGEVLNTARVAAILAAKRCAELIPLCHSLPLSFVGVEFALDDEAHRVDILATCRTSYKTGVEMEAMTACSVAALTIYDMCKAADKGIVIEQVRLKYKAGGKSGEWRND; encoded by the coding sequence ATGTCCTCCTCCGCCCCCACTCTCAGCCACCTGGACGAAGCCGGCCAGGTCCGCATGGTCGACGTCATCGGCAAGGCGGACAGCGAGCGCGTGGCGGTCGCCGCGGCCAGCGTGCGCCTGAACGCGGTGGCCTACGGCCTGCTGACCGCGCCCGGCCAGGGCAAGGGCGAAGTCCTCAACACCGCGCGCGTGGCCGCCATCCTGGCCGCCAAGCGCTGCGCCGAGCTGATCCCGCTTTGCCACAGCCTGCCGCTGTCCTTCGTGGGCGTGGAGTTCGCGCTGGACGACGAAGCCCATCGCGTCGACATCCTGGCCACCTGCCGCACCAGCTACAAGACCGGCGTCGAAATGGAAGCCATGACGGCCTGCAGCGTCGCCGCGCTGACCATCTACGACATGTGCAAGGCGGCCGACAAGGGCATCGTGATCGAGCAAGTTCGCCTGAAGTACAAGGCGGGAGGAAAGAGCGGTGAGTGGCGCAACGATTGA
- a CDS encoding MoaD/ThiS family protein codes for MSGATIDLLYFARVAELVGKRGEAWPLDDESTGAQLLAALGERYPQLAPASRLKLAVNQTHAKPTVVIRPGDEVAVFEPVTGG; via the coding sequence GTGAGTGGCGCAACGATTGATCTGCTGTACTTCGCGCGCGTGGCCGAACTGGTCGGCAAGCGCGGCGAGGCCTGGCCGCTGGACGATGAATCCACCGGCGCGCAACTGCTGGCCGCGCTGGGCGAGCGCTATCCGCAGCTAGCCCCGGCCTCGCGCCTGAAGCTGGCCGTCAACCAGACCCATGCCAAGCCCACGGTCGTGATCCGCCCCGGCGACGAAGTCGCGGTATTCGAGCCCGTGACCGGAGGCTAG
- a CDS encoding molybdenum cofactor biosynthesis protein MoaE, whose protein sequence is MSANVVIVQEADFDGAALTAALREQAGAGVGGIVTFVGYVRDYAPDAPTETLFLEHYPGMCERELEDIAATAHARWNLAGTVIVHRVGALSRNAQIVFVAAASAHRGDAFRGCEYIIDALKTRAPFWKSETLAGGKRFWVEQRQADEDRTRSWDEPPAGNKDTQ, encoded by the coding sequence ATGAGCGCCAATGTGGTCATCGTCCAGGAAGCCGATTTCGACGGCGCGGCCCTGACCGCCGCGTTGCGCGAGCAGGCCGGCGCGGGCGTCGGCGGTATCGTCACCTTCGTGGGCTACGTGCGCGACTACGCACCCGATGCGCCGACCGAAACGCTGTTCCTCGAACACTATCCCGGCATGTGCGAGCGCGAGCTTGAAGACATCGCCGCCACGGCCCACGCGCGCTGGAACCTGGCCGGCACCGTGATCGTGCACCGCGTCGGCGCGCTGTCGCGCAACGCCCAGATCGTGTTCGTGGCCGCCGCCAGCGCCCACCGCGGCGACGCCTTCCGTGGCTGCGAATACATCATCGACGCGCTCAAGACGCGCGCGCCCTTCTGGAAAAGCGAGACGCTGGCCGGCGGCAAGCGTTTCTGGGTCGAACAGCGCCAGGCCGACGAGGACCGCACGCGGTCCTGGGACGAGCCCCCGGCCGGCAACAAGGACACGCAATGA
- the moaB gene encoding molybdenum cofactor biosynthesis protein B, whose amino-acid sequence MKQAPAEPVSLACAVLTVSDTRGPGDDTSGNLLAQSLAQAGHQCVRRDIVKDDLYQIRRIISDWIADPAVQVILTSGGTGFSHKDTVPEAIGPLLDRQIPGFGELFRQLSYEEIGSSALQSRALAGYANQTLLFCLPGSNNACETAWTRIIREQLDSGHRPCNFATHFKNREDN is encoded by the coding sequence ATGAAGCAAGCCCCCGCCGAACCCGTATCGCTGGCCTGCGCCGTGCTGACCGTCAGCGACACGCGCGGCCCCGGCGACGACACCTCCGGCAACCTGCTGGCGCAGAGCCTGGCCCAGGCCGGCCATCAATGCGTGCGCCGCGACATCGTCAAGGACGACCTCTACCAGATCCGCCGCATCATCAGCGACTGGATCGCCGATCCCGCCGTGCAGGTCATCCTGACCTCCGGCGGCACGGGCTTCTCGCACAAGGACACCGTGCCCGAGGCCATCGGCCCGCTGCTGGACCGACAGATCCCCGGCTTCGGCGAGCTGTTCCGCCAGTTGTCCTACGAAGAGATCGGCAGCTCGGCCCTGCAATCGCGGGCCCTTGCCGGCTACGCCAACCAGACGCTGCTGTTCTGCCTGCCCGGCTCCAACAACGCCTGCGAAACCGCCTGGACGCGCATCATCCGCGAACAGCTCGACAGCGGCCATCGCCCCTGCAATTTCGCCACGCACTTCAAGAATCGCGAAGACAACTGA
- the glp gene encoding gephyrin-like molybdotransferase Glp produces the protein MLDFDHAQTLLANAAGPLDRVEDVALADLAGRVLARDLTATVDIPPADNSAMDGYALRAADWSDSARLPVQQRCYAGDTPEPLKPGHAIRLFTGSLIPEGADVVVMQEDAEEADGHVRISRAPALGQHIRLRGEDTLASAPLLAAGTVLEAAHVALLASQGMATAPARARLRVGILTTGDELVPPGATRAPEQIYNSNGPMLAALARGMGAEPVHVLHARDTEADLLASFKTLLADCDLVLSVGGVSVGERDLVKPALATLGGELSLWKVRMKPGKPVALAQIGGKPVVSLPGNPVSAYAVFTLLVTPLVRRMQGRETLFPPVSLLPLRTERTRQDSREEFLRVQRRVADDGSAELVPYGHQGSGVISSLPWSTGLARVPADTPVQDKDRVPYYDLRHWLA, from the coding sequence ATGCTGGATTTCGATCACGCCCAGACCCTGCTGGCCAACGCCGCCGGCCCGCTAGACCGCGTCGAGGACGTCGCATTGGCCGACCTGGCCGGCCGCGTGCTGGCCCGCGACCTGACCGCGACCGTCGACATTCCCCCCGCCGACAACAGCGCGATGGACGGCTACGCCCTGCGCGCGGCCGACTGGAGCGACAGCGCGCGCCTGCCGGTGCAGCAGCGCTGCTACGCCGGCGACACGCCCGAGCCGCTCAAGCCGGGGCACGCCATCCGCCTGTTCACCGGCAGCCTGATTCCCGAAGGCGCCGACGTGGTGGTCATGCAGGAAGACGCCGAGGAGGCCGACGGCCACGTGCGCATCTCGCGCGCGCCCGCCCTGGGCCAGCACATCCGCCTGCGCGGCGAGGACACCCTGGCCAGCGCGCCGCTGCTGGCCGCCGGCACGGTGCTGGAAGCCGCCCACGTGGCGCTGCTGGCCTCGCAGGGCATGGCCACGGCGCCGGCGCGCGCCCGCCTGCGCGTGGGCATCCTGACCACCGGCGACGAGCTGGTGCCGCCCGGCGCCACGCGCGCGCCCGAGCAGATCTACAACTCCAACGGCCCCATGCTGGCCGCGCTGGCGCGCGGCATGGGCGCCGAGCCGGTCCACGTGCTGCATGCGCGCGACACCGAGGCCGACCTGCTGGCCTCGTTCAAGACGCTGCTGGCCGATTGCGACCTGGTGCTGAGCGTGGGCGGGGTGTCGGTCGGCGAGCGCGACCTGGTCAAACCGGCGCTGGCGACCCTGGGCGGCGAACTGTCGCTGTGGAAGGTGCGCATGAAGCCGGGCAAGCCGGTGGCCCTGGCGCAGATCGGCGGCAAGCCGGTGGTCAGCCTGCCGGGCAACCCGGTGTCGGCCTATGCCGTGTTCACGCTGCTGGTGACGCCGCTGGTGCGCCGCATGCAGGGCCGCGAAACGCTGTTCCCGCCGGTCAGCCTGCTGCCGCTGCGCACCGAGCGCACGCGCCAGGACAGCCGCGAGGAATTCCTGCGCGTGCAGCGCCGCGTGGCCGATGACGGCTCGGCCGAACTGGTGCCCTACGGCCACCAGGGGTCCGGCGTGATCAGCTCGCTGCCCTGGTCCACCGGACTGGCGCGCGTGCCGGCGGACACGCCGGTGCAAGACAAGGACCGCGTCCCCTACTACGACCTGCGTCACTGGCTGGCGTAG
- the mobA gene encoding molybdenum cofactor guanylyltransferase MobA, with the protein MADPAMPDRQALAGLILAGGQGSRMGGRDKGLVQLRGEPLAGHAARRLAPQVGRLIISANRNADSYARYGEVVGDGVAGLQGWPGPLAGVMAGLLAAGDAQWLVVAPCDTPFLPPDLAARLVGAALATGVPLAYASADGVRHPACMALRVSLLPALREYLASGERRVGLWQSRLGAAEARFDETPEAFMNVNTPEELERAERYASQ; encoded by the coding sequence GTGGCTGATCCCGCCATGCCCGACCGGCAGGCGCTCGCCGGCCTGATCCTGGCCGGCGGCCAGGGTTCGCGCATGGGCGGGCGTGACAAGGGGCTGGTCCAGTTGCGGGGCGAGCCGCTGGCGGGGCATGCCGCGCGCCGGCTGGCGCCGCAGGTGGGAAGGTTGATCATCAGCGCCAACCGCAACGCGGACAGCTACGCGCGCTATGGCGAGGTCGTCGGCGACGGGGTGGCGGGGCTGCAGGGCTGGCCCGGGCCGCTGGCCGGCGTGATGGCGGGCTTGCTGGCCGCCGGCGACGCGCAATGGCTGGTGGTCGCGCCCTGCGATACGCCGTTCCTGCCGCCAGACCTGGCCGCGCGCCTGGTCGGCGCGGCGCTGGCGACGGGCGTGCCGCTGGCCTATGCCAGCGCGGACGGGGTGCGCCATCCGGCCTGCATGGCGCTGCGGGTGTCGTTGCTGCCCGCGTTGCGTGAGTATCTGGCGTCGGGCGAGCGCCGGGTGGGGCTGTGGCAGTCGCGCCTGGGCGCGGCCGAAGCCCGTTTCGACGAGACGCCCGAGGCCTTCATGAACGTCAACACCCCGGAAGAGCTGGAGCGGGCCGAGCGCTACGCCAGCCAGTGA
- the moaA gene encoding GTP 3',8-cyclase MoaA, translated as MTKVIFLADRRGGLPAVAPGALPPAGQPALDLRARPLRDLRISVTDRCNFRCTYCMPREVFDSSYSFMPHSALLSFEEIARLANVFTRLGVEKLRLTGGEPLLRKHVENLVSQLAALRTPDGRPLDLTLTTNGSLLARKAEALRQAGLSRVTVSLDALDATMFQDMSDSGFTPDDVLRGVDAAAEAGLAPVKVNMVVRRGLNDGQILPMARRFRHSGHILRFIEYMDVGNTNGWNMAEVVPSSEVLARIGQEFPLEPVVADAMGRVAERWRYLDGGGEIGLISSVTQAFCGGCTRARLSPEGKLYLCLFAHDGHDLRAPLRDGASDDELAAIIAGIWAARGDNYSELRGRNMADPSRKIEMSYIGG; from the coding sequence ATGACCAAAGTGATTTTCCTTGCCGATCGGCGCGGTGGCCTGCCCGCCGTCGCGCCCGGCGCCCTGCCGCCGGCGGGGCAGCCCGCGCTCGACCTGCGCGCGCGTCCCTTGCGCGACCTGCGCATCTCGGTCACGGATCGCTGCAATTTCCGCTGCACCTACTGCATGCCGCGCGAGGTGTTCGACAGCAGCTATTCCTTCATGCCGCATTCAGCGCTGCTGTCCTTCGAGGAGATCGCGCGGCTGGCCAATGTGTTCACGCGGCTGGGCGTGGAAAAGCTGCGCCTGACCGGCGGCGAGCCGCTGCTGCGCAAGCACGTGGAGAACCTGGTCAGCCAGTTGGCCGCGTTGCGCACGCCCGACGGCCGGCCGCTGGACCTGACCCTGACCACCAACGGCAGCCTGCTGGCGCGCAAGGCCGAGGCGCTGAGGCAGGCCGGGCTGTCGCGCGTGACGGTGAGCCTGGACGCGCTGGACGCGACCATGTTCCAGGACATGAGCGACAGCGGCTTCACGCCCGACGACGTGCTGCGCGGCGTGGATGCGGCGGCCGAGGCCGGGCTGGCCCCGGTCAAGGTCAACATGGTGGTGCGGCGCGGCCTGAACGACGGCCAGATCCTGCCCATGGCGCGGCGTTTCCGCCACAGCGGCCACATCCTGCGCTTCATCGAGTACATGGACGTGGGCAACACCAACGGCTGGAACATGGCGGAAGTGGTGCCCAGCAGCGAAGTGCTGGCGCGCATCGGCCAGGAATTCCCGCTGGAGCCCGTCGTCGCGGACGCCATGGGGCGCGTGGCCGAACGCTGGCGCTACCTGGACGGCGGCGGCGAGATCGGCCTGATTTCCAGCGTGACGCAGGCCTTCTGCGGCGGCTGTACGCGGGCGCGCCTGTCGCCCGAAGGCAAGCTGTACCTGTGCCTTTTCGCGCACGACGGCCACGACCTGCGCGCGCCGCTGCGCGACGGCGCCAGCGACGACGAGCTGGCCGCCATCATCGCCGGCATCTGGGCGGCACGCGGTGACAATTATTCCGAGCTGCGCGGGCGCAACATGGCCGATCCGTCGCGCAAGATTGAAATGAGCTACATCGGTGGCTGA
- a CDS encoding substrate-binding domain-containing protein, protein MTYKFQIGLRPQWTLTSEGDAGPVPLQDMLALLAAIDASGNIAGACRACGLSYRHAWGVLRRFEGIFGTALLITNRRQGTQLSPFAQRLLWANRRIEARLMPTLESMASELQEELARLLPESGPHLRLHASHGFAVESLMQRMGGGAGLELRYRTAIEALASLERGECDLAGFQVPLGEFEEPIMARYAQWLHADDYLLIHLAVRNTGLFVVAGNPKNIHGIADLARGDVRFVNRQIGSSTRHLISLMLQRANVSIGDVQGYESNEFTHMAIAAHIASGMADTGVGVETAARRFGLDFIPLVRERYFFAIRRSALETPAMRELLAILRSPDYLGYVGQLAGYDTRDTGRLQTLDEAFS, encoded by the coding sequence ATGACATATAAGTTCCAAATCGGCCTGCGGCCGCAATGGACGCTGACGTCCGAGGGCGATGCCGGCCCGGTGCCGCTGCAGGACATGCTGGCGCTGCTGGCCGCCATCGACGCCAGCGGCAACATCGCCGGTGCCTGCCGCGCCTGCGGACTGTCGTACCGGCACGCCTGGGGCGTGCTGCGCCGTTTCGAGGGCATCTTCGGCACCGCGTTGCTGATCACCAACCGGCGCCAGGGCACGCAGCTGTCGCCCTTCGCCCAGCGCCTGCTGTGGGCCAACCGGCGCATCGAGGCCCGTCTGATGCCCACGCTGGAAAGCATGGCCTCGGAACTGCAGGAGGAACTGGCCCGGCTGCTGCCGGAAAGCGGACCGCATCTGCGCCTGCACGCCAGTCACGGCTTCGCGGTGGAATCGCTGATGCAGCGCATGGGCGGCGGCGCCGGCCTGGAGTTGCGCTATCGCACCGCGATCGAGGCGCTGGCCTCGCTGGAGCGGGGCGAATGCGACCTGGCCGGCTTCCAGGTGCCGCTGGGCGAGTTCGAGGAACCCATCATGGCGCGCTATGCCCAGTGGCTGCACGCCGACGACTACCTGCTGATCCACCTGGCCGTGCGCAATACCGGCCTGTTCGTGGTGGCGGGCAATCCCAAGAATATCCATGGCATCGCCGACCTGGCGCGCGGCGATGTGCGCTTCGTGAACCGCCAGATCGGTTCCAGCACGCGCCATCTGATCAGTCTGATGTTGCAGCGCGCCAATGTCTCCATCGGCGACGTGCAGGGCTACGAAAGCAATGAATTCACCCACATGGCCATCGCCGCCCATATCGCCAGCGGCATGGCCGATACCGGCGTGGGCGTGGAGACGGCGGCCCGGCGCTTCGGGCTGGATTTCATCCCGCTGGTGCGCGAGCGCTATTTCTTCGCCATCCGCAGGAGCGCGCTGGAGACGCCGGCCATGCGCGAGCTGCTGGCCATCCTGCGCAGTCCGGACTACCTGGGCTACGTCGGCCAGCTGGCCGGCTACGACACCCGCGACACGGGCCGGCTGCAAACCCTGGACGAGGCTTTTTCCTGA
- a CDS encoding formate dehydrogenase subunit gamma, translated as MRTREAKSDLASTGGARGGQQALDAAQASQTPAVAATARIVARLKDQPGPLLPVLHAVQHELGCIPAEAVQTIAEALNLSRAEVHGVITFYPHFRSAPAGRHVIEICRAESCQAMGGEQLAEHARHALGCDFHASTPDGEFTLEPVYCLGLCAQSPAIMIDGQPKARVTRDKLDRLLAQARQAAAPEDAR; from the coding sequence ATGCGCACCCGCGAGGCAAAATCCGATCTCGCGTCCACCGGCGGCGCCCGCGGCGGCCAGCAGGCGCTGGACGCCGCACAGGCCTCGCAGACGCCGGCCGTGGCCGCCACGGCCCGCATCGTCGCCCGCCTCAAGGACCAGCCCGGCCCGCTGCTGCCGGTGCTGCACGCGGTCCAGCACGAGCTGGGCTGTATACCGGCCGAGGCGGTGCAGACCATCGCCGAGGCCCTGAACCTGTCCCGCGCCGAAGTCCACGGCGTCATCACCTTCTACCCCCACTTCCGCAGCGCGCCGGCCGGCCGCCACGTCATCGAGATCTGCCGCGCCGAGTCCTGTCAGGCCATGGGCGGGGAACAGCTCGCCGAGCATGCCCGCCACGCGCTGGGCTGCGACTTCCACGCCAGCACGCCCGATGGCGAATTCACGCTGGAGCCGGTGTACTGCCTGGGCCTGTGCGCGCAATCGCCCGCCATCATGATCGACGGCCAGCCCAAGGCCCGCGTCACGCGGGACAAGCTCGACCGCCTGCTGGCGCAGGCCCGCCAGGCCGCCGCCCCGGAGGACGCCCGATGA
- a CDS encoding NADH-quinone oxidoreductase subunit NuoF has product MNAPIRIYVPRDAAALAVDADAVARAIEAAAEQRGLAVQLVRNGSRGLLWLEPMVEIATPASRVAYGPVQPEDVAGLFEAGWLQGGAHPLRLGPTEDIPYLKHQERLTFARVGITDPLSLQDYAAHGGLEGLKRALSLAPEAIVQELIDSGLRGRGGAAFPTGIKWKTVAGTPADQKYIVCNADEGDSGTYADRLLMEGDPYVLIEGMTIAGLAVGATQGYIYVRSEYPHAIAALEAAIARAREVGWLGADVHGSGRRFDLEVRKGAGAYICGEETSLLESLEGKRGVVRAKPPLPAISGLFGKPTVINNVISLATVPIILAKGAAYYRDYGVGRSHGTLPFQLAGNLKHGGLVEKAFGLTLRDLLYGFGGGSASGRPLRAVQVGGPLGAYLPESQWDVPLDYEAYARISAMIGHGGLVAFDDTVDMARMARYAMEFCAVESCGKCTPCRIGSTRGVETLDKIMAGGPAREQQVHLLRDLCDTMLGGSLCALGGMAPYPVLSALNHFPQDFGLADSPAPAASAA; this is encoded by the coding sequence ATGAACGCCCCGATCAGGATCTACGTGCCGCGTGACGCGGCGGCGCTGGCGGTGGATGCCGACGCGGTCGCGCGGGCGATCGAGGCCGCCGCCGAACAGCGCGGCCTGGCCGTGCAGCTGGTGCGCAATGGCTCGCGCGGACTGCTGTGGCTGGAACCCATGGTGGAAATCGCCACGCCCGCAAGCCGCGTCGCCTACGGGCCGGTGCAGCCCGAGGACGTGGCCGGCCTGTTCGAGGCCGGCTGGCTGCAGGGCGGCGCCCACCCGCTGCGGCTGGGTCCGACCGAGGACATCCCCTACCTGAAGCACCAGGAACGCCTGACCTTCGCCCGCGTCGGCATTACCGACCCGCTGTCGCTGCAGGACTACGCCGCGCACGGCGGCCTGGAGGGACTCAAGCGCGCGCTGTCCCTGGCGCCCGAGGCCATCGTCCAGGAACTCATCGATTCCGGACTGCGCGGACGTGGCGGCGCGGCCTTCCCCACCGGCATCAAATGGAAGACGGTGGCCGGCACGCCGGCCGACCAGAAATACATCGTCTGCAACGCCGATGAGGGCGATTCCGGCACCTACGCCGACCGCCTGCTGATGGAAGGCGACCCGTATGTGCTGATCGAGGGCATGACCATCGCCGGTCTGGCCGTGGGCGCGACCCAGGGCTACATCTACGTGCGCTCCGAGTACCCGCACGCCATCGCCGCGCTGGAAGCGGCCATCGCGCGGGCGCGCGAGGTCGGCTGGCTGGGCGCGGATGTACACGGCAGCGGCCGGCGGTTCGACCTGGAAGTGCGCAAGGGCGCCGGCGCCTACATCTGCGGCGAGGAGACCTCGCTGCTGGAAAGCCTGGAGGGCAAGCGCGGCGTGGTGCGCGCCAAGCCGCCGCTGCCGGCCATCTCCGGCCTGTTCGGCAAGCCCACCGTGATCAACAACGTCATCTCGCTGGCCACGGTGCCCATCATCCTGGCCAAGGGCGCGGCCTATTACCGCGACTATGGCGTGGGCCGCTCGCACGGCACCCTGCCCTTCCAGCTGGCCGGCAACCTCAAGCACGGCGGGCTGGTGGAAAAGGCCTTCGGCCTGACGCTGCGCGACCTGCTGTACGGCTTCGGCGGCGGCAGCGCCTCGGGCCGGCCGCTGCGCGCGGTGCAGGTTGGCGGACCGCTGGGCGCCTACCTGCCCGAATCGCAATGGGACGTGCCGCTGGATTACGAGGCCTATGCGCGGATCTCGGCCATGATCGGCCACGGCGGCCTGGTGGCCTTCGACGACACCGTCGACATGGCGCGCATGGCCCGCTACGCCATGGAATTCTGCGCCGTCGAGTCCTGCGGCAAGTGCACGCCCTGCCGCATCGGCTCGACGCGCGGCGTGGAGACCCTCGACAAGATCATGGCCGGCGGCCCGGCGCGCGAACAGCAGGTGCATCTGCTGCGCGACCTGTGCGACACCATGCTGGGCGGCTCGCTGTGCGCGCTGGGCGGCATGGCGCCGTACCCCGTGCTGTCCGCCCTGAACCACTTCCCGCAGGACTTCGGCCTCGCCGACAGTCCCGCACCCGCCGCCAGCGCGGCCTGA